In the Cellvibrio sp. KY-GH-1 genome, CCTACCCACTGCTGCCATAGAATTAAATATGCCGTTGGACGCGACTAAGCCGGCGTCCACCCGACCAAAATTTTTATTGTTGTCAGCGCATGATTATCGTTCGCCACGGAAAGCCGGCATGCATTTTATCGCCGCGGAATTAGCCAAGCTGGGATGCACACGTTTTTTTTCCCTGCGTTACAGTTTTTTATCGCGCTATAAACACGACCCTCGAATTTCGCTAGACGAGCAGGCCAATAAAATTGTGTTTTATGAAGGCGTGGAATGTTATTTGTGGAAAACCTTAATCCACCCCATCCGTGTAAGGCCTTTTGAATCTTTGATGTATCACCTGTACAGCTATGGGCTGAACAGCGTGTTGCGCGATTGGATCGCAGACTCGGATGTAATCATTATTGAAAGCGGCGTAGCACCGATTTTTTTTGATTTAATCAAACGGCTGAATCCCAAAGCCAAAGTTATTTACCGCGCTTCTGATGCACTGGACACCATTGATGTCGCCGCTTATGTCAGTAGAACATTCAACCGCATTGCTAAAAAAATTGACACTATCGTCCTGCCGTCCAAAGCACTCGCCGATACCATCCCCTCAACGCATAATCTGGTTTTTGCTCCACAGGGAATAGATCCGGAGATTGCTGAAAAAGCGAATCCGTCACCCTACACCGAAGGCATACATGCAATATCAGTCGGCTCGATGCTGTTTGACCCCGAATTTTTTGTCATTGCGTCCCGACGTTTTCCGCAAATTCATTTCCACATCATTGGTTCCTGCCACCCGCGGCACCCTGACTATGGTAGTAATGTCAGTGTTTACGGTGAAATGCCATTCAACCAAACCTTGCCGTACATCAAGCACGCCACCTTGGGTATAGCGCCCTACTCCAGCGTAAATCTGCCAGCGTATCTGCGCGATACATCGCTCAAACTGACGCAATACGCATTTTTTGGTCTGCCCGCGATTTGCCCTCACTATATTGCGGCGGATTACACCAATCGTTTTGGCTATGACATTGGCAACGAAGAATCAATCGTCGCCGCTATTACGCGCGCGTTGTCGCCGAGTACGGTTATCAACAAACACACCGTCCTCAATTGGCAACAAGTGACTGAACGAATGTTGGCGCCACATAAATTTAGTGATACGGAGGTATTTGCGTGATGAGCAATGAATCTTTTGAACTTATTCCACTGGGCGGTTTTTTCATTCATTCGACCAGCAGCAAAGATCTGTCCCGTCAGCTGCGCGACAATATGGAGCACCAGCAGACCACCTTACTGTTTGCCAATACTAATTTTATTGTGCAATGCCAAGCGTTAAAAAATGAACTGGCCAACAGCAATACCATTATCGTGAATGACGGCGTAGGCATTGATATTGCAACCTGGTTAATTCATCGAAAGAAATTCCGCGAAAACTTAAACGGTACAGATTTCACACCCTTGTTTTTGCAGCATCTGGGCAAAGACGCCAAGGTTTTTTTGGTTGGCGCAAAACCGGGAATCGCCATGAAAGCGGCGCAACATTTACAAACGGATTTGCAGATTGAGGTTGTGGGTTATCGCAACGGATACGACGAGGCAAGCGATGCTGAGGTGTTAATCGACGCGATTAATTCCAGTGGTGCCAATGTAGTGTTAATTGCCATGGGCAATCCTAATCAAGAACATTGGATTCTCAAGCATCGGCAGCGATTAAACACCAAAGTACTGATCGGTGTTGGTGCCTTGCTGGATTTTCTGGCCGGCGAAAAACCGCGTGCACCGAAAACGATCCAAAAACTGCGTCTGGAATGGTTTTATCGTTTATGCCTGGAGCCGGGCAGATTATTACGCCGCTATACACTCGATATCGCGGTGTTTTTACAGTTATGTTTGCGACAAGGAAAAAGTCTGCACTGACATTATAAGTGAACCATCGATATGGGTTTAAAACAGCAATTAGGTAATAGCACTGCCTGGATGAGCCTTGCTGCAAGCAGCATGAGTATTGTCAGCTTTCTGGTGTTTATCATTATTTCGCGAATACTCTCGCCATCAGAGATTGGCTTGGCCGTATTTGCAATTTTGG is a window encoding:
- a CDS encoding WecB/TagA/CpsF family glycosyltransferase — translated: MSNESFELIPLGGFFIHSTSSKDLSRQLRDNMEHQQTTLLFANTNFIVQCQALKNELANSNTIIVNDGVGIDIATWLIHRKKFRENLNGTDFTPLFLQHLGKDAKVFLVGAKPGIAMKAAQHLQTDLQIEVVGYRNGYDEASDAEVLIDAINSSGANVVLIAMGNPNQEHWILKHRQRLNTKVLIGVGALLDFLAGEKPRAPKTIQKLRLEWFYRLCLEPGRLLRRYTLDIAVFLQLCLRQGKSLH
- a CDS encoding glycosyltransferase family 1 protein, which codes for MSLPTAAIELNMPLDATKPASTRPKFLLLSAHDYRSPRKAGMHFIAAELAKLGCTRFFSLRYSFLSRYKHDPRISLDEQANKIVFYEGVECYLWKTLIHPIRVRPFESLMYHLYSYGLNSVLRDWIADSDVIIIESGVAPIFFDLIKRLNPKAKVIYRASDALDTIDVAAYVSRTFNRIAKKIDTIVLPSKALADTIPSTHNLVFAPQGIDPEIAEKANPSPYTEGIHAISVGSMLFDPEFFVIASRRFPQIHFHIIGSCHPRHPDYGSNVSVYGEMPFNQTLPYIKHATLGIAPYSSVNLPAYLRDTSLKLTQYAFFGLPAICPHYIAADYTNRFGYDIGNEESIVAAITRALSPSTVINKHTVLNWQQVTERMLAPHKFSDTEVFA